The DNA sequence CTGGTCGTCGCCGGAGCGGCGGCGGGTGACGAGCCCGGCCCGCTCGAGGCGGTCGATCCGCTTCGTCATCGCGCCGGTGGTGACCATGGTGTGCGCGGCCAGTTCGCCGGGCGCCCGCTCGTACGGCGCTCCGGCGCGGCGCAGCGCGCACAGCACGTCGAACTCGCCCTCCCCCAGGCCGTAGTGCCCGTAGACGAGGCAGAGCTGCTCGGTGAGCCGGTCGGCCAGGCGGTGCAGCCGGCCGATCACCCCCTGCGGGGAGACGTCGACGTCGGGCCGCTCGCGGCGCCAGTCGGCCTGGATGCGGGCCACACGGTCCAAAGGCTGCGGGTCTTCCATGGGCACATATTAGCTTCCCAGGAAGCTATGTTGTCTTCCATGGAAGCTAATGCGCGATGGGTGGCACTGACCGCGGTCGCTCCGGTGGCCTGGGGGACCAACTACTTCGTCACGCACGAGTACCTGCCCGCGGACCGCCCGCTGTCGGGAGCCGCACTGCGTGCGCTGCCCGCCGGGCTCCTGCTCCTGGCCGTGCGCGGGCAGCGGCCGCGCGGCGCGTGGTGGTGGCGGTCCGCGGTGCTCGGCCTGCTGAACGTGAGCGTGTTCTTCGTCCTCGTCTACGTCGCCTCGCAGCTCCTGCCGACGAGCGTGGCCTCCACGGTCATGGCGGTGTCCCCGCTGACGATGATGCTGATCGCCTGGCTGCTGGTGTCCGAACGCCCCCGTGCCACCCATCTGGCGGGTGCGCTCGTCGGCCTCGCCGGGGTGTGCCTCATGCTGCTGACGGGAGTGCGGGGCGTGAGCGTGCCGGGCGTCCTCGCCTCGGCCGCCGCCATGCTGACGTCGTCCTTCGGCTACATCCTGGCCAAGCGCTGGAGCGCGGACGCCGACGTGCTCGCCTCGACCGCCTGGCAGCTCA is a window from the Streptomyces spectabilis genome containing:
- a CDS encoding MarR family winged helix-turn-helix transcriptional regulator; its protein translation is MEDPQPLDRVARIQADWRRERPDVDVSPQGVIGRLHRLADRLTEQLCLVYGHYGLGEGEFDVLCALRRAGAPYERAPGELAAHTMVTTGAMTKRIDRLERAGLVTRRRSGDDQRGRIVALTKAGRELIDEAFTDHMGNERRLVNLLTPAEAASLEALLTAWLSRMEQPPTRDGE
- a CDS encoding DMT family transporter yields the protein MEANARWVALTAVAPVAWGTNYFVTHEYLPADRPLSGAALRALPAGLLLLAVRGQRPRGAWWWRSAVLGLLNVSVFFVLVYVASQLLPTSVASTVMAVSPLTMMLIAWLLVSERPRATHLAGALVGLAGVCLMLLTGVRGVSVPGVLASAAAMLTSSFGYILAKRWSADADVLASTAWQLTAGGLFLLPAAAVVEGPPGALSASQVLAFGYVALVATALAFVAWFAGLRRLPAGTVGLIGLLNPFTGVLLGTAVAAEALTAQQLCGLALVLAGVVLGRPARRGSGHARARAVADGEGEAVSGGGPEQGPTPCRPR